A DNA window from Trypanosoma brucei brucei TREU927 chromosome 11 chr11_scaffold01 genomic scaffold, whole genome shotgun sequence contains the following coding sequences:
- a CDS encoding small GTPase, putative → MQQHHYVFKYIIIGDSGVGKSCLLLQFTDKRFEPLHDLTIGVEFGARVVTIKEKNIKLQIWDTAGQESFRSITRSYYRGACGALLVYDVTRRDTFTHLQTWLEDARSNANTAIVIMLIGNKCDLEKKREVSREEGEAFARKHNLVFMETSAKTAQNVDDAFLKTAAMIYDNVESGVLDAGAVSGKQGTGPGVARVSRTGGKKSEDSESGCFC, encoded by the coding sequence ATGCAGCAGCACCATTATGTTTTCAAGTACATTATTATTGGTGATAGCGGAGTGGGAAAGAGTTGCCTCCTACTGCAGTTCACGGACAAGCGGTTTGAACCGCTGCACGACTTAACCATCGGAGTAGAATTTGGTGCCCGCGTAGTGACTATTAAAGAGAAGAACATCAAACTGCAGATTTGGGATACAGCTGGACAGGAAAGCTTCCGGAGCATCACTCGCAGTTATTACCGTGGGGCGTGTGGTGCGCTTCTCGTGTATGATGTAACCCGTCGTGACACTTTTACGCATCTGCAAACATGGTTGGAAGATGCGAGGTCAAATGCCAACACGGCCATTGTTATTATGCTTATTGGAAACAAATGTGACTTGGAGAAGAAACGAGAGGTGTCACGGGAGGAGGGTGAGGCGTTTGCACGGAAGCACAACTTGGTTTTTATGGAAACGAGTGCGAAAACAGCGCAAAATGTGGATGACGCGTTTCTGAAAACTGCGGCAATGATTTATGATAATGTGGAGTCCGGCGTGTTGGATGCGGGCGCCGTTTCGGGTAAACAAGGGACAGGACCCGGCGTGGCGCGGGTGTCGAGAACTGGTGGTAAAAAGTCAGAAGACAGTGAAAGTGGCTGCTTCTGCTGA
- a CDS encoding deaminase, putative (similar to tRNA-specific adenosine deaminase 3 (EC 3.5.4.-) (tRNA-specificadenosine-34 deaminase subunit TAD3). (Swiss-Prot:Q9URQ3) (Saccharomyces cerevisiae)), translating into MEEVVVPEEPPKLVSALATYVQQERLCTMFLSIANKLLPLKPHACHLKRIRRSSATRVATAPMDGFAGGVICDKRDSSVATSTISDGCERNSAALGTPAAENSHILELLLSVGGPVDSSALKELESAADTTVAVHRVWVPDRAPRSSAEEWTKWCQIWPFATPKPRAPTQLSECEMGSIQRIFRTVVMPLAKRLRTDETLGIAAVLVDPSDGYRVLVSSGEEHALKRGNSAACLGYVSNSGCRKSNRVVLDHPVTFVLKEVTRKQCKDREVEGDASYLANGMDMFVSHEPCVMCSMALVHSRVRRVFYCFPNPVHGGLGSTVSIHAIQELNHHFRVFRCDSRWLSDPEGVSSDHDNPYWEDLTVP; encoded by the coding sequence atggaggaggtggtggtACCGGAGGAACCCCCCAAACTTGTAAGTGCTTTGGCCACGTACGTGCAGCAGGAACGCTTGTGCACCATGTTCCTGAGTATTGCCAACAAATTACTCCCCCTCAAGCCACATGCTTGCCATCTGAAGCGTATCCGCCGTTCTTCGGCGACCCGAGTTGCCACTGCTCCCATGGATGGCTTTGCTGGGGGTGTTATTTGCGATAAACGTGACAGCTCCGTTGCCACTAGTACGATCTCTGACGGCTGTGAGAGAAACAGTGCCGCTTTAGGTACCCCAGCGGCAGAAAATAGCCACATACTGGAGCTCCTTTTGAGCGTTGGCGGTCCCGTAGACAGCAGTGCGTTGAAAGAACTTGAGTCAGCAGCGGATACTACTGTTGCCGTGCACAGGGTGTGGGTTCCGGATAGGGCACCGCGCAGTTCCGCCGAGGAATGGACCAAATGGTGTCAGATTTGGCCTTTCGCCACACCAAAGCCACGTGCACCGACACAGTTGTCGGAGTGCGAGATGGGGAGCATCCAGCGCATTTTTCGTACGGTGGTTATGCCGTTAGCAAAGCGGCTTCGCACGGACGAAACCCTTGGGATTGCGGCGGTATTAGTTGATCCCTCTGATGGTTACCGCGTGCTTGTTTCTAGTGGTGAGGAGCACGCACTTAAACGGGGGAATAGTGCAGCGTGTCTTGGTTATGTTTCCAATTCCGGGTGCCGCAAATCCAATCGAGTGGTGCTGGATCATCCTGTAACATTCGTGTTAAAGGAAGTCACTCGCAAGCAGTGTAAAGACCGAGAGGTTGAAGGCGACGCGTCGTACCTCGCCAATGGTATGGACATGTTTGTTAGTCATGAGCCTTGCGTAATGTGCTCCATGGCCCTTGTTCACAGCAGGGTGAGGCGTGTTTTCTACTGTTTCCCCAACCCTGTGCACGGTGGTTTGGGTTCCACTGTCTCAATTCACGCTATTCAAGAACTGAACCATCACTTCCGAGTGTTTCGCTGTGACTCGCGTTGGCTGAGCGATCCAGAGGGTGTGTCCAGTGATCATGACAATCCGTACTGGGAGGACCTTACGGTGCCTTGA